A genomic window from Lycium barbarum isolate Lr01 chromosome 4, ASM1917538v2, whole genome shotgun sequence includes:
- the LOC132637425 gene encoding E3 ubiquitin-protein ligase ATL23-like — protein sequence MALIFFLYLYVVSRATSRDHSPRLVKSTRKEGLSVVQLEELPKITGKDLKLGSDCAICLDVIGNEEPARLVPGCTHGFHLKCIDLWLSKQPFCPVCRYKLEPELFNQDSSNPC from the coding sequence ATGGCTTTGATCTTCTTCTTATACCTCTATGTAGTTTCAAGAGCAACCAGTAGGGACCACTCTCCCAGGCTGGTGAAATCCACCCGAAAGGAAGGACTCTCTGTCGTGCAGCTCGAGGAACTCCCAAAAATCACTGGAAAAGATTTGAAGCTGGGCAGTGATTGTGCAATTTGCTTGGATGTGATTGGAAATGAGGAACCTGCAAGGTTAGTTCCTGGTTGCACCCATGGATTCCACCTAAAATGTATCGATCTTTGGCTGTCCAAGCAGCCATTTTGTCCTGTTTGTAGATATAAGCTTGAGCCTGAGTTGTTCAATCAAGACAGTAGCAATCCATGTTAA